Proteins encoded in a region of the Deefgea piscis genome:
- a CDS encoding CDP-6-deoxy-delta-3,4-glucoseen reductase, with protein MSQQLTIEPSGQQLSVFEGETLLDAAMREGFNMPYGCKNGSCGACKGKVLSGEVVHGDHSETALSLAEQEQGYALFCCATPVSEQVSIECREVSATKDIQIKTLPTRIERIEKVSPDVAILTLKLPSTEKLTYLAGQYIDIHTKTGKKRSFSIANPPHHEGFLQLHIRHIDGGEFSDYVWNTMKEREIFRFTGPLGSFFLREDSDKPILFLATGTGFAPIKGMIEHALANHTQREMVLYWGCRTLADLYMPELPSQWQQLYPNFTFIPVLSDPKPEDQWQGRTGFLHEVVLADFASLAHYQVYACGSPMMVEAAYTGCLSHQLPSDAFFSDAFFTSKDLK; from the coding sequence ATGAGTCAACAACTTACCATCGAACCTTCGGGCCAGCAACTCTCAGTCTTTGAAGGAGAGACCTTGCTCGACGCCGCCATGCGAGAAGGTTTTAATATGCCGTATGGTTGTAAAAACGGATCGTGCGGCGCCTGCAAAGGCAAGGTGCTCAGCGGCGAAGTCGTTCATGGCGATCATTCTGAAACCGCACTCAGCCTTGCCGAGCAAGAACAAGGTTATGCGCTATTTTGTTGCGCCACACCGGTGAGTGAGCAAGTGAGCATCGAATGCCGCGAAGTCAGTGCCACTAAAGACATCCAAATTAAAACCTTGCCAACGCGCATCGAGCGCATCGAAAAAGTATCGCCTGACGTCGCTATTTTGACGTTAAAACTGCCATCAACCGAAAAACTGACCTATCTGGCTGGGCAGTATATTGATATCCATACCAAAACCGGCAAAAAGCGCAGCTTCTCCATTGCCAATCCACCGCATCACGAGGGCTTTTTGCAACTGCATATTCGCCATATCGACGGCGGCGAGTTTTCTGATTACGTATGGAACACGATGAAAGAGCGCGAGATTTTCCGCTTTACCGGCCCGCTCGGTAGCTTCTTTTTGCGTGAAGACAGCGATAAACCGATCTTGTTCCTGGCCACCGGCACCGGTTTTGCCCCCATCAAAGGCATGATCGAGCATGCGCTGGCCAATCATACCCAACGCGAAATGGTGCTCTATTGGGGCTGCCGCACGCTGGCCGATCTTTATATGCCTGAACTGCCATCGCAGTGGCAGCAGCTCTATCCGAACTTTACTTTTATCCCAGTATTGTCCGACCCCAAGCCCGAAGATCAATGGCAAGGGCGCACGGGATTCTTGCACGAAGTGGTTTTGGCCGACTTTGCCAGCCTTGCTCACTACCAAGTTTACGCCTGCGGATCACCCATGATGGTCGAAGCGGCCTATACCGGCTGCCTTTCGCACCAACTACCGAGCGATGCGTTTTTCTCCGACGCCTTTTTTACCAGCAAGGATTTAAAATAA
- the queA gene encoding tRNA preQ1(34) S-adenosylmethionine ribosyltransferase-isomerase QueA — MQIADFDYHLPDQLIAQFPPEVRGASRLLHIDGQTRQDTLFGALPNFLRAGDLLVFNDTKVIKARLFGEKASGGKIEALVERVLDQHTALAHVKASKAPKAGTILHFQGGFTAEMVERQGDLFKLRFEGDLSVFEILEQSGLLPLPPYITHVPDDEDAKRYQTVYARDPGAVAAPTAGLHFTDDLLAQIRAMGVDTAFLTLHVGAGTFMPVRVDDISEHTMHHERYFIPPATIELILATKARGGRVIAVGTTSLRALEASSQQGLLAEPVGDTDIFITPGFEFKVVDRLITNFHLPKSTLLMLVAAFIGFDTMRAAYEHAVSNEYRFFSYGDAMLLERK; from the coding sequence ATGCAGATTGCCGATTTTGATTACCATTTGCCCGATCAATTGATCGCGCAGTTCCCTCCTGAGGTGCGTGGCGCGAGTCGTTTGCTACATATTGACGGTCAAACGCGACAAGATACGCTATTTGGCGCTTTGCCGAATTTTTTGCGTGCTGGCGATCTTTTGGTGTTTAACGACACCAAGGTGATTAAAGCGCGTTTATTTGGTGAAAAAGCCAGTGGCGGTAAAATTGAAGCGCTGGTTGAACGGGTTTTAGACCAACATACGGCTTTGGCGCACGTTAAAGCATCTAAAGCGCCCAAGGCCGGAACGATTTTGCATTTTCAAGGCGGCTTCACCGCCGAAATGGTCGAGCGCCAAGGCGATTTATTTAAATTGCGCTTTGAAGGCGACTTGAGCGTGTTTGAAATTTTGGAGCAATCGGGCTTATTGCCATTGCCACCCTATATTACCCATGTGCCCGACGATGAAGATGCTAAGCGTTATCAAACCGTTTACGCACGTGACCCCGGTGCAGTGGCGGCGCCAACGGCGGGCTTACACTTTACCGATGATTTATTAGCGCAAATTCGTGCCATGGGCGTGGATACGGCGTTTTTGACTTTGCATGTTGGTGCTGGCACGTTTATGCCGGTGCGCGTTGATGATATTAGTGAACACACCATGCATCATGAACGGTACTTTATTCCGCCAGCGACGATTGAGCTGATTTTGGCGACCAAGGCACGCGGTGGCCGGGTGATTGCTGTGGGAACAACCAGTTTGCGCGCGCTAGAAGCCTCGTCACAGCAAGGCTTGTTGGCTGAGCCGGTGGGCGATACCGATATTTTTATTACGCCAGGTTTTGAATTTAAAGTGGTTGATCGCTTGATTACTAACTTTCATTTACCCAAATCAACGTTATTAATGCTTGTGGCAGCCTTTATTGGATTTGATACCATGCGCGCAGCGTATGAACATGCAGTGAGCAATGAATATCGCTTCTTTAGTTATGGCGATGCGATGTTGTTAGAACGAAAGTAA
- the aroQ gene encoding type II 3-dehydroquinate dehydratase has product MADIGKILVLHGPNLNLLGLREPQHYGSSTLASINQQLIDLGASQKVSVETFQSNREYEIIERIHATLQDGTDYIVINPAAFTHTSVAIRDALAGVKVPFVEVHLSNVHARETFRHHSYFSDLAIGVICGLGAKGYAYALEFVIDRLKSAK; this is encoded by the coding sequence ATGGCCGATATCGGTAAAATTCTGGTTTTGCATGGCCCCAACCTTAATTTACTCGGACTACGTGAACCCCAACATTACGGTAGCAGTACATTGGCCAGCATCAATCAACAGTTGATTGACTTGGGTGCTAGCCAAAAAGTTTCAGTCGAGACTTTTCAGTCCAATCGCGAATACGAAATCATCGAACGCATCCATGCCACTTTACAAGACGGCACAGATTATATCGTGATCAACCCTGCTGCGTTCACGCATACCAGTGTGGCGATTCGTGATGCTTTGGCTGGTGTCAAAGTGCCTTTTGTCGAAGTACATCTGTCGAATGTACATGCACGGGAAACCTTCCGTCATCACTCCTATTTTTCTGATCTCGCCATTGGCGTGATCTGCGGCCTCGGGGCTAAAGGCTATGCCTATGCACTCGAGTTTGTCATCGACCGCTTAAAATCGGCCAAATAA
- the accC gene encoding acetyl-CoA carboxylase biotin carboxylase subunit, whose product MFKKILIANRGEIALRILRACREMGIKTVVVHSEIDREAKYVKLADESVCIGPNPSAQSYLNMAALISAAEVTEAEAIHPGYGFLSENADFAQRVEESGFVFIGPRPETIRLMGDKVSAKDAMKEAGVPCVPGSDGALPDDGDEMIKIGRKVGYPVIIKAAGGGGGRGMRVVEREEDLLAAVAMTQAEAGAAFGNPVVYMERYLQNPRHIEIQILADQHGNAIYLGERDCSMQRRHQKVLEEAPAPGITQEQRERIGESCAEACRRMGYRGAGTFEFLYENGEFFFIEMNTRVQVEHPVTELITGIDIVQEQIRVAANLPLSYTQADVKIHGHAIECRINAEDPLNFFPSPGRITTYHTPGGPGVRVDSHVYQGYFVPPNYDSMIGKIITYGDTREQAIAKMRIALSEMVVQGISTNIPLHQQLLVDAEFIKGETSIHYLEHQMPEIRKLIAEKTAASQ is encoded by the coding sequence ATGTTTAAAAAAATCCTCATTGCCAATCGCGGCGAGATTGCACTACGTATCTTGCGTGCCTGCCGTGAAATGGGCATCAAAACCGTTGTGGTTCACTCAGAAATCGACCGCGAAGCCAAATACGTCAAGCTGGCGGATGAGTCAGTTTGTATCGGTCCTAATCCTTCTGCGCAAAGCTACCTGAATATGGCGGCGTTAATTTCTGCGGCCGAAGTGACTGAAGCCGAAGCAATTCACCCGGGCTACGGTTTTCTTTCTGAAAACGCTGATTTTGCACAAAGAGTCGAAGAATCGGGCTTTGTATTTATCGGCCCACGCCCAGAAACCATTCGTTTAATGGGCGACAAAGTGTCGGCTAAAGACGCAATGAAAGAAGCTGGCGTACCTTGCGTTCCGGGTTCTGACGGCGCTTTGCCTGATGATGGCGATGAAATGATTAAGATTGGCCGCAAAGTGGGCTATCCGGTCATCATCAAAGCCGCTGGTGGTGGTGGTGGTCGCGGTATGCGCGTGGTTGAGCGCGAAGAAGACTTGCTGGCCGCAGTAGCAATGACGCAAGCCGAAGCTGGCGCAGCATTTGGCAATCCAGTGGTATATATGGAACGCTATTTGCAAAACCCACGCCATATCGAAATCCAAATTTTGGCCGACCAGCACGGCAATGCGATTTATTTGGGCGAGCGCGATTGCTCTATGCAACGTCGCCACCAAAAAGTACTCGAAGAAGCGCCAGCACCAGGCATTACCCAAGAGCAGCGCGAGCGCATCGGTGAATCTTGCGCCGAAGCTTGCCGCCGTATGGGCTATCGCGGTGCAGGTACATTTGAATTCTTGTATGAAAACGGCGAGTTCTTCTTTATTGAGATGAATACGCGCGTACAAGTTGAGCATCCAGTGACTGAGCTCATTACCGGCATCGATATTGTGCAAGAGCAAATTCGTGTCGCTGCCAACTTACCACTGAGCTACACCCAAGCGGACGTTAAAATCCACGGTCATGCCATTGAATGCCGGATCAATGCCGAAGATCCGCTGAACTTCTTCCCAAGTCCAGGCCGGATTACCACGTATCACACGCCGGGTGGCCCAGGCGTTCGGGTTGATTCGCACGTGTATCAAGGCTATTTTGTGCCGCCAAACTATGACAGTATGATTGGCAAAATCATTACTTACGGTGACACCCGTGAGCAAGCGATTGCGAAAATGCGCATCGCTTTGTCCGAAATGGTAGTGCAAGGGATTTCAACCAATATCCCATTGCATCAACAGCTCTTGGTGGATGCTGAATTTATCAAAGGTGAAACCAGCATTCATTACCTTGAGCATCAAATGCCGGAAATTCGCAAATTGATCGCGGAAAAAACAGCCGCATCGCAGTAA
- the chrA gene encoding chromate efflux transporter: MNPNNPPTAVSTELPPPPVSFWQAFWFWLKLGLISFGGPAGQIAIMHQELVERRRWISERRFLHALNYCMVLPGPEAQQLATYIGWLLHTTRGGIAAGVLFVLPSLVILIVLSWLYIAFGDVPLVAGLFYGIKPAVTAIVLQAAHRIGSRALKNNLLWGIAGASFVAIFALNVPFPLIVAAAAVLGYWGGKFAPDKFKTGGGHGKTGASYGAALIDDDTPTPAHAMFSWARLLKIIVIGALLWLVPMGLLMAYFGWQHTFTQMAWFFTKAALLTFGGAYAVLPYVYQGAVMDYQWLTPTQMIDGLALGETTPGPLIMVVAFVAFIGGYTQALFGPESVFLAGALAACLVTWFTFLPSFLFIFAGGPLIETTHNDLNFTAPLTAITAAVVGVIVNLALFFGYHVWWPSGFAGGIVSSVDWIAVLISIAAAIALFKYKSNVIHVIAASAVLGLILKTGLQ; the protein is encoded by the coding sequence ATGAATCCAAATAACCCCCCCACCGCCGTATCGACTGAGCTGCCACCCCCGCCGGTGAGTTTTTGGCAGGCGTTTTGGTTTTGGTTAAAACTCGGCTTGATTAGTTTTGGCGGGCCTGCTGGGCAAATTGCCATCATGCATCAAGAGCTGGTTGAGCGGCGGCGCTGGATTTCAGAGCGGCGTTTTTTGCATGCGCTGAACTATTGCATGGTGTTGCCCGGCCCCGAGGCGCAACAATTGGCGACGTATATCGGCTGGTTGCTGCATACAACCCGTGGGGGTATTGCCGCTGGGGTGTTATTTGTATTGCCTTCGCTGGTGATACTGATTGTTTTATCGTGGCTGTATATTGCTTTTGGTGATGTGCCGCTGGTGGCGGGCTTGTTCTACGGGATTAAGCCGGCGGTAACGGCGATTGTGCTGCAAGCGGCGCACCGCATTGGCTCGCGCGCGCTTAAAAATAATCTGTTGTGGGGTATTGCCGGCGCGTCGTTTGTGGCGATTTTTGCTTTGAATGTGCCGTTTCCATTGATTGTCGCCGCCGCTGCGGTGCTGGGTTATTGGGGCGGCAAATTTGCCCCCGATAAATTTAAAACCGGCGGTGGGCATGGTAAAACGGGGGCATCTTACGGCGCGGCATTGATTGACGACGATACGCCCACGCCAGCGCACGCGATGTTTAGCTGGGCCCGACTGCTTAAAATTATCGTTATCGGTGCGCTGCTGTGGCTGGTGCCGATGGGCTTATTGATGGCGTATTTCGGCTGGCAACACACCTTCACGCAAATGGCGTGGTTCTTTACCAAAGCCGCGCTACTGACGTTTGGCGGCGCGTATGCGGTGCTGCCGTATGTGTATCAAGGCGCGGTGATGGATTACCAATGGCTAACGCCAACGCAAATGATTGATGGCTTGGCGCTGGGCGAAACCACACCCGGGCCGTTGATTATGGTGGTGGCGTTTGTTGCTTTTATCGGTGGCTATACCCAAGCGCTGTTTGGTCCCGAATCGGTATTTTTAGCCGGTGCGCTCGCCGCTTGTTTGGTGACATGGTTTACTTTTTTACCGTCATTTTTGTTTATTTTTGCTGGCGGCCCGTTGATTGAAACCACCCACAATGATTTGAACTTTACCGCGCCCTTAACGGCGATTACCGCCGCGGTGGTGGGGGTGATCGTGAATTTGGCGCTGTTTTTTGGCTACCACGTGTGGTGGCCAAGCGGCTTTGCTGGCGGCATTGTCAGCTCAGTCGATTGGATTGCGGTATTGATCTCCATCGCCGCGGCCATTGCTTTATTTAAATACAAAAGCAATGTGATTCACGTGATTGCCGCCAGTGCGGTGTTGGGTTTAATACTAAAAACCGGCTTGCAGTGA
- a CDS encoding bacteriohemerythrin, producing the protein MSLLIEWNDTLSVGIQEIDEQHKVLVNLLNELHDAIRQHHGREASVEILQRLADYTRIHFTVEESLMRILGYPDYETHKQHHEELIGQMVDLQSRLNQGEAVSFELLHFLRNWLTRHIMEADQRYVEHFLSRGVQKTWQKKGWLERFWS; encoded by the coding sequence ATGAGTTTATTGATTGAATGGAATGATACGTTATCGGTCGGGATTCAAGAGATTGATGAGCAGCATAAAGTGCTGGTGAATTTATTAAATGAATTACACGATGCCATTCGCCAGCATCATGGTCGTGAGGCCTCGGTGGAGATTTTGCAGCGTTTGGCCGATTACACCCGTATCCACTTCACGGTAGAAGAAAGCTTGATGCGGATTTTGGGCTATCCCGATTATGAAACGCATAAGCAGCACCATGAAGAATTGATTGGGCAAATGGTAGATTTGCAATCCAGACTCAATCAAGGTGAAGCGGTATCTTTTGAGCTGCTGCACTTTTTACGCAATTGGTTAACGCGGCATATTATGGAGGCCGACCAACGCTATGTTGAGCATTTCTTATCGCGCGGCGTGCAAAAAACCTGGCAAAAGAAAGGCTGGTTAGAACGTTTTTGGTCTTGA
- a CDS encoding NAD-dependent epimerase/dehydratase family protein, with protein MKKPRLLIIGCGDVVRRALPWLMQHFTVYATARSKESALQINTLGVRPILADLDRPQSLARLSGTAEYLIHSAPPGDGAGDQRTRALIAALSHANIKQNKILPQRLRRAVYISTSGVYGDYAGQWIDESSPLKTQSLRALRRVDAEKQLRDWAGRHGVRLSILRSPGIYAANRLPLERITRGEPVLHREEDSYSNHIHADDLAHALCLALFRGLPLRTYNIVDDEPHKMGDYFDQVADAMQLPRPPRISRVEAQTRLSPALLSYLNESRQIGNARAKNELKLQLRYPNTAAGLASGL; from the coding sequence ATGAAAAAACCACGCTTACTCATTATTGGTTGTGGCGATGTTGTTCGCCGCGCCCTGCCTTGGCTGATGCAGCACTTTACGGTGTATGCAACTGCACGCTCGAAAGAATCTGCACTGCAGATCAATACCCTTGGCGTTCGCCCTATTCTTGCCGATTTAGATCGGCCGCAATCTTTAGCGCGCCTAAGTGGCACTGCCGAGTATTTGATTCACAGCGCCCCACCCGGTGACGGCGCGGGCGATCAACGCACGCGGGCTTTAATTGCCGCTTTAAGCCACGCCAATATCAAGCAAAATAAAATTTTACCACAGCGCTTACGCCGAGCTGTTTACATCAGCACCAGCGGCGTTTATGGCGACTATGCTGGGCAATGGATTGATGAAAGCAGTCCGCTTAAAACGCAATCGCTGCGTGCATTGCGTCGAGTCGACGCCGAAAAACAATTGCGTGATTGGGCCGGACGGCACGGAGTTCGGTTGAGCATTTTACGCTCGCCCGGTATTTATGCGGCCAATCGTTTACCGCTTGAGCGCATTACCCGCGGTGAACCAGTGCTACACCGCGAAGAAGACAGCTATAGCAATCATATTCATGCCGATGATTTAGCGCATGCGCTGTGTTTGGCGCTGTTTCGTGGCTTGCCACTACGCACTTACAATATCGTGGATGATGAGCCGCATAAAATGGGCGATTATTTTGATCAAGTCGCCGATGCCATGCAGCTACCTCGCCCGCCACGCATTAGCCGCGTTGAAGCACAAACGCGGCTGTCGCCCGCCCTATTGTCTTATTTGAATGAATCGCGGCAAATTGGCAATGCTCGCGCCAAAAATGAGCTCAAGCTGCAATTGCGCTACCCCAATACCGCTGCCGGTTTAGCGAGCGGCCTTTAA
- a CDS encoding DUF5710 domain-containing protein → MVAGHSKAQVYLKVPFKEKDQAKALGARFDPDAKAWYVPHGVDVGRFVRWLPESLAQFAAPELSAAPAKKAKPSVAKSPIAKSPAVLTTPLPALRPLLPASSDPNDPPWDV, encoded by the coding sequence ATGGTAGCGGGTCATAGTAAGGCGCAGGTTTATCTCAAAGTCCCTTTTAAAGAAAAAGACCAAGCCAAGGCTTTAGGGGCAAGGTTTGATCCCGATGCCAAGGCGTGGTACGTGCCGCATGGCGTGGATGTGGGCCGTTTTGTGCGCTGGTTGCCCGAGTCGCTCGCGCAGTTTGCTGCGCCCGAATTGAGCGCGGCGCCAGCCAAAAAAGCCAAGCCCTCCGTTGCCAAATCCCCAATCGCCAAATCGCCCGCCGTACTGACGACGCCCCTACCAGCCTTGCGCCCCTTATTGCCCGCCAGTTCAGACCCGAATGATCCGCCGTGGGATGTTTAA
- the tgt gene encoding tRNA guanosine(34) transglycosylase Tgt, translating into MKFELKTTSSGARRGTLTLNHGVVETPVFMPVGTYGTVKAMTPRDLNDIKAQIILGNTFHLWLRPGLEVIKEFGGLHQFMGWDKPMLTDSGGFQVFSLGAMRKITEEGVKFQNPINGDKLFLTPEESMRIQKVLNSDVVMIFDECTPYPADHKTAADSMRMSLRWAKRSKDEFNRQENPNALFGIVQGGMHEDLRNESLAGLDELDFHGMAIGGLSVGEPKEEMERILAHTAPQLPVNKPRYLMGVGTPEDLVYGVSQGIDMFDCVMPTRNARNGMMFTRYGNVKIKNAHYKKDMRPLDESCDCYTCRNFSRAYLHHLFRCQEILSSQLNTIHNLHYYQVLMAEMRAAIEVDQFPQFVAKFNAERARGVD; encoded by the coding sequence ATGAAATTTGAATTAAAAACCACCTCATCAGGGGCCCGTCGCGGTACTTTGACTTTGAATCACGGCGTGGTTGAGACGCCGGTCTTTATGCCTGTTGGCACTTACGGCACCGTGAAGGCGATGACGCCGCGCGATTTGAATGACATCAAAGCACAAATCATTCTCGGCAACACCTTCCATTTGTGGCTGCGCCCAGGTTTGGAAGTGATTAAAGAATTTGGCGGTTTGCATCAATTTATGGGCTGGGATAAGCCGATGTTGACCGATTCGGGTGGATTCCAAGTGTTTAGCTTGGGCGCGATGCGCAAAATCACCGAAGAAGGGGTGAAGTTCCAAAACCCAATCAATGGCGACAAATTATTCCTGACGCCAGAAGAATCAATGCGCATTCAAAAAGTACTCAATTCAGATGTGGTGATGATTTTTGACGAATGCACGCCGTATCCAGCCGACCATAAAACTGCCGCCGATTCAATGCGGATGTCGCTGCGTTGGGCTAAGCGCTCGAAAGATGAATTTAACCGCCAAGAAAACCCCAATGCGCTGTTCGGTATTGTGCAAGGCGGTATGCATGAAGATCTACGTAATGAATCACTCGCCGGTCTGGATGAGTTGGATTTCCACGGCATGGCCATTGGTGGCTTGTCGGTGGGTGAGCCCAAAGAAGAGATGGAGCGCATCTTGGCGCACACTGCGCCGCAATTGCCAGTGAATAAGCCACGTTACCTAATGGGTGTGGGTACGCCAGAAGATTTGGTGTATGGCGTATCGCAAGGTATTGATATGTTTGACTGCGTGATGCCAACGCGCAATGCGCGCAATGGCATGATGTTTACCCGTTATGGCAACGTTAAAATCAAAAACGCCCATTACAAAAAAGATATGCGCCCGCTCGATGAAAGTTGTGATTGCTACACCTGCCGCAATTTTAGCCGCGCCTACTTGCATCATTTATTCCGCTGCCAAGAAATTTTGAGCTCGCAACTGAATACCATCCACAATTTGCACTACTACCAAGTGCTGATGGCGGAAATGCGCGCCGCAATTGAAGTCGACCAATTCCCGCAATTTGTTGCCAAATTTAATGCCGAGCGAGCTCGCGGCGTAGATTAA
- the accB gene encoding acetyl-CoA carboxylase biotin carboxyl carrier protein, whose amino-acid sequence MDLRKLKKLIDLVEESGIAELEVTEGEEKVRITRTVANAQYMQPMQYHVPAQQQAAAPAPAPAVTVEASEAAAPVVSGNTQKSPMVGSFYRSSSPDAKPFVEVGQSVTAGQTICIIEAMKLLNEIEAEHSGVIKAILVENGQPVEYGEPMFIIG is encoded by the coding sequence ATGGATCTACGTAAACTTAAAAAACTCATCGACTTAGTTGAAGAATCAGGCATTGCCGAATTAGAAGTTACTGAAGGCGAAGAAAAAGTACGCATCACCCGCACCGTTGCCAACGCACAATATATGCAACCGATGCAATATCATGTTCCAGCCCAGCAACAAGCTGCCGCTCCTGCTCCAGCACCTGCTGTGACGGTTGAAGCCAGCGAAGCTGCGGCACCGGTGGTTTCAGGCAACACTCAAAAATCACCAATGGTTGGCTCTTTCTATCGCTCATCGAGCCCAGATGCCAAACCATTTGTAGAAGTTGGCCAAAGCGTGACTGCGGGTCAAACGATTTGTATTATCGAAGCAATGAAATTATTGAATGAAATCGAAGCTGAACACAGCGGCGTGATTAAAGCCATCTTGGTAGAAAACGGTCAGCCCGTTGAATATGGCGAACCAATGTTTATTATTGGCTAA